From a single Rosa rugosa chromosome 7, drRosRugo1.1, whole genome shotgun sequence genomic region:
- the LOC133722538 gene encoding uncharacterized protein LOC133722538, whose amino-acid sequence MGSRDKQGISVILMKYEGKVVTIYFKYHSHSHHPHSFTTFKTKVFSPSFDKTGAMGNCLVLQQNVTKIMKPDGKVLEYRASVKVYQVLSEFSGHAISETTPVYQHLRPDTKLLGGRLYYLVPVPLPSEKASQKKVRFSTDPEGEAQQETKVVRIKLVISKQKLQEMLGKGGVSVDDMVSRIQCQTSTDKKTDSFDNDGSREGWKPVLESIPEVN is encoded by the coding sequence ATGGGGTCCAGAGACAAACAAGGTATATCTGTAATATTGATGAAGTATGAGGGGAAGGTTGTAACCATCTACTTTAAATACCACTCTCATTCCCACCACCCTCATTCCTTCACAACTTTTAAAACTAAAGTTTTCTCACCAAGCTTTGATAAAACAGGAGCAATGGGAAATTGCTTGGTTCTGCAACAAAATGTTACAAAGATAATGAAACCAGATGGGAAAGTCCTAGAGTACAGAGCATCTGTAAAAGTTTACCAGGTGTTGTCCGAGTTTTCTGGCCACGCAATATCTGAGACGACTCCGGTGTACCAGCATCTCCGGCCAGATACAAAGCTGCTCGGTGGTCGCCTGTACTATCTTGTACCTGTTCCTTTGCCGTCAGAGAAGGCATCTCAGAAGAAGGTGAGGTTTTCAACTGATCCTGAAGGTGAAGCTCAACAAGAAACTAAAGTTGTAAGAATTAAGCTAGTTATAAGCAAGCAAAAACTGCAGGAGATGTTGGGAAAGGGAGGGGTTTCAGTTGATGACATGGTTTCCAGAATTCAATGTCAAACAAGTACAGATAAGAAGACTGACAGCTTCGACAACGATGGTAGTCGTGAAGGGTGGAAACCAGTTTTAGAAAGCATACCTGAAGTAAACTAG